A genomic stretch from Antarcticibacterium flavum includes:
- a CDS encoding dodecin family protein — MALIKVVEIMANSGKSWEDAAQNAVKQAAKTIKNIKSIYVKEQTAVVNGENITEYRVNLKISFEVVH, encoded by the coding sequence ATGGCATTGATCAAGGTTGTTGAAATTATGGCAAACTCCGGTAAGAGCTGGGAAGATGCTGCCCAAAATGCGGTTAAACAGGCTGCAAAAACAATTAAGAACATAAAATCTATTTATGTAAAGGAACAAACCGCTGTAGTAAATGGGGAGAACATCACCGAGTACAGGGTTAATCTCAAAATTTCCTTTGAGGTTGTACATTAA
- the murI gene encoding glutamate racemase produces the protein MENNGPLGFFDSGVGGTSIWKEVIQLLPYENSIYLADSRNAPYGEKPVKEIIALCKKNTDRLLEMGCKIIVVACNTATTNAIDYLRSNYHVPFIGIEPAIKPAALSSKTKFIGILATKGTLSSALFSKTSELYKENITIVEVVGQGLVDLIEQGAHESPEMELHLRTLLKPMLIAQIDYLVLGCSHYPYLLPVLRKIFPPGVTIIDSGEAVARQTRKVLAENNLLHEAGAIGKHTLFSNSDPAILSHLVNAKQNGYTVSYLEF, from the coding sequence ATGGAGAATAACGGGCCACTTGGTTTTTTTGATTCGGGAGTTGGAGGAACTTCCATTTGGAAAGAAGTGATACAATTGCTTCCCTATGAAAATAGTATCTACCTGGCCGATAGCAGGAATGCTCCATATGGTGAAAAACCGGTTAAGGAGATCATAGCCCTTTGTAAGAAGAATACAGACAGATTGTTGGAAATGGGTTGTAAGATAATTGTGGTTGCCTGCAATACTGCTACCACCAATGCCATTGACTACCTGCGATCAAATTACCACGTTCCTTTTATAGGGATCGAGCCCGCCATTAAACCCGCAGCCTTGAGCTCCAAAACAAAATTCATAGGTATTCTTGCCACCAAAGGCACACTTTCAAGTGCCCTATTCTCAAAGACATCTGAACTTTATAAAGAGAATATCACTATTGTAGAAGTAGTGGGACAGGGTTTGGTAGACCTTATTGAGCAGGGGGCTCACGAATCTCCAGAAATGGAACTACATTTACGAACGCTTCTTAAGCCTATGCTCATTGCCCAGATAGACTATCTAGTCCTTGGATGTAGTCATTATCCTTACCTTTTGCCGGTGCTTAGAAAGATCTTCCCTCCAGGTGTTACCATAATAGATTCAGGAGAAGCAGTTGCCCGGCAAACAAGGAAAGTTTTGGCTGAGAACAACCTCCTGCATGAGGCTGGTGCTATTGGAAAACATACATTATTCAGCAACAGTGACCCTGCGATATTGAGTCATCTCGTAAATGCAAAGCAGAATGGTTACACAGTATCCTATCTTGAATTTTGA
- the bamA gene encoding outer membrane protein assembly factor BamA, protein MTKRIIFLLAFCLISNISTQAQDLPLGQGKKYTIGSITVTGAESYNEQTIIAYSGLSKGEEIFIPGDRLSKVLKKLWDSNLFSDINFYITNVEGDVAHLELEITEVPELAEVRIQGISKKRQTEELIKENNLTPGVKVTENLTTTTKNYIENKYKKDGYLNAKVVVSTSPAVDTTGANKVNMVVNVDRGDKVKISNIEFNGNEQLSNARLRRALKNTKQKNFFRFWKRSKFIASDYEEDKTNLINKYKEKGFRDARILSDTLIRKDNDNIAIRINLEEGNRYYIGDIEFIGNTVYTDEQLGRALGISKGDIYNGVLLKERIADPSDPDAADLANLYKNNGYLFSQINPVETRVYNDTIDFEIRIMEGKEAYFNNISVVGNDKTKDHVIYRELRTKPGQKYSQQNVIRTLREVGQLGFFDAEQISPDFQNVDPNSGTLDMQYSVVEAGASQIELQGGYGGGGFIGTLGLSFNNFSLSGIFDKEAYKPLPMGDGQTLSLRAQASIFYQTYSLNFVEPWFGGQRPVSLSTSFSYTRQFFFDQRRRRADKSRSFDILGVNVGLAKRLRWPDDYFTLSQAVGFQRYDLNNYNTGLFTFGDGFSNNLTYTLGITRNSEGINPIFPTTGSNFSLTAKFTPPYSLWNGVDYANLDQQREFQLEDADGNLLNADGLRLRPGDEPVGDRGKIDQEKFKWLEFYKIKFKGSWFNTLYNFGGNSNLVLRTHAEFGFLGAYNNDRGIPPFERFFLGGDGLGAFSLDGREVIALRGYPNQQVVPMDRSTISQASNNDGATLYNKYSLELRFPITLKPMASIYALTFLEAGATYDNFRDYNPFLLNRSAGAGIRIFMPQFGLLGIDFGYGFDPIPGSNAGPNGWETHFIIGQQF, encoded by the coding sequence ATGACAAAAAGAATAATCTTCCTTTTGGCTTTTTGCTTAATATCCAACATATCTACCCAGGCACAGGACCTGCCTTTAGGACAGGGGAAAAAATATACAATTGGCAGTATTACCGTTACGGGAGCTGAAAGTTATAACGAACAAACTATCATCGCTTACTCCGGGCTATCTAAAGGAGAAGAGATCTTTATACCGGGTGACAGGCTTAGTAAGGTGCTTAAAAAACTTTGGGACTCCAACCTGTTTAGCGATATTAATTTTTACATCACCAATGTAGAAGGCGACGTGGCACATCTTGAGTTGGAGATCACAGAAGTTCCTGAACTTGCCGAGGTAAGGATACAGGGAATTTCCAAAAAGAGACAAACAGAAGAACTTATAAAGGAAAATAATCTAACGCCCGGGGTTAAGGTCACAGAGAACCTTACCACCACTACCAAGAATTATATCGAGAACAAATACAAAAAAGATGGCTACCTCAATGCAAAGGTAGTTGTAAGCACCAGCCCTGCAGTGGACACTACCGGCGCCAACAAAGTTAATATGGTGGTGAATGTAGACAGGGGAGATAAGGTTAAGATATCTAACATAGAATTCAATGGGAACGAACAACTTAGTAATGCCCGCCTGAGACGTGCATTAAAAAATACAAAACAAAAGAATTTCTTTAGGTTCTGGAAACGTTCCAAGTTCATTGCTTCAGATTATGAGGAAGATAAAACCAACCTTATAAATAAATATAAAGAAAAGGGCTTCAGGGACGCCCGTATTCTTAGTGATACTCTCATAAGGAAGGATAATGACAATATAGCAATAAGGATCAACCTTGAAGAAGGGAACAGGTATTACATAGGTGACATTGAATTCATTGGTAATACTGTTTATACAGATGAGCAATTAGGGCGTGCCCTTGGGATCTCCAAAGGAGATATTTATAACGGGGTGTTACTAAAAGAAAGGATTGCAGATCCCAGTGATCCCGATGCTGCCGATCTTGCTAACCTCTACAAGAACAATGGGTACCTTTTCTCCCAGATCAACCCGGTAGAAACCCGTGTTTACAACGATACCATAGATTTTGAAATAAGGATCATGGAAGGCAAGGAAGCCTATTTCAATAACATAAGCGTGGTAGGTAATGATAAGACCAAGGACCACGTTATTTACAGGGAGCTTAGAACAAAACCCGGGCAAAAATACAGCCAGCAAAACGTTATTAGAACTCTAAGGGAGGTTGGACAACTTGGATTCTTTGATGCTGAACAAATTTCTCCCGATTTCCAGAACGTTGATCCAAACAGCGGTACCCTGGATATGCAATATTCTGTTGTGGAAGCCGGTGCCAGCCAAATAGAGCTGCAGGGTGGATACGGTGGAGGTGGTTTCATTGGTACCCTTGGACTGTCGTTCAACAACTTCTCACTTTCAGGAATATTTGATAAGGAAGCATATAAACCATTACCTATGGGTGACGGCCAAACCTTATCCCTAAGAGCACAGGCAAGTATTTTCTACCAGACCTACAGCTTGAATTTTGTAGAGCCGTGGTTTGGAGGACAACGCCCGGTGAGTCTTTCCACTTCATTTTCTTATACAAGACAATTCTTCTTTGACCAACGAAGAAGGAGAGCCGATAAATCAAGGAGTTTTGATATTCTTGGTGTGAATGTGGGCCTTGCAAAAAGACTAAGATGGCCAGATGATTACTTCACCCTTTCACAGGCAGTAGGATTCCAGCGATATGACCTTAATAACTACAACACGGGACTTTTCACCTTTGGGGACGGTTTTTCCAATAACCTTACATACACCCTTGGGATCACAAGAAACAGTGAAGGGATCAACCCTATCTTCCCAACTACCGGTTCCAATTTTAGCCTTACTGCGAAATTCACCCCTCCTTATTCCCTTTGGAATGGGGTAGATTATGCAAACCTGGATCAACAAAGGGAATTCCAGCTGGAAGATGCCGACGGGAATCTTCTTAACGCAGATGGTTTGCGTCTAAGACCAGGCGATGAACCTGTAGGGGATAGGGGAAAAATAGACCAGGAAAAATTCAAATGGCTGGAATTTTATAAGATAAAATTCAAAGGATCGTGGTTTAATACCCTATACAACTTTGGAGGCAACAGCAACCTGGTTCTAAGAACCCATGCAGAATTTGGATTCCTTGGAGCATACAACAATGACAGGGGGATCCCTCCATTTGAAAGATTCTTCCTTGGGGGTGACGGCCTTGGGGCCTTCAGCCTTGATGGTAGGGAAGTGATCGCTTTAAGGGGTTATCCAAACCAGCAGGTTGTTCCTATGGACAGGAGTACTATAAGCCAGGCCAGTAACAATGACGGGGCCACTCTTTATAACAAATATTCACTGGAGTTAAGATTTCCTATTACATTGAAACCTATGGCATCCATATATGCACTTACATTTTTGGAGGCAGGTGCGACGTATGACAATTTCAGGGATTATAACCCGTTCCTTTTGAACAGGTCGGCCGGTGCGGGGATAAGGATCTTTATGCCTCAGTTTGGATTACTTGGTATTGACTTTGGATATGGGTTTGATCCAATTCCGGGATCAAATGCAGGACCAAATGGATGGGAGACACACTTTATAATTGGACAACAATTTTAA
- a CDS encoding inorganic phosphate transporter produces the protein MEDVYVVMLVALFALAITDLVVGVSNDAVNFLNSAIGSKAVPLRTILIVASLGVAVGAVFSSGLMEVAREGIFIPGKFYFEEIMIIFMAVMIADILLLDFFNSIGLPTSTTVSIVFELLGAAVCVSLLKIHYSSGDYASIYDYINTAKATQIISGILLSVVIAFTIGAIVQYFSRLIFSFQYEKKIKYVGAAFGGLSFTAILYFILMKGLKSIAIVPAGLLEYVSNNALFIVLISFLIFTILSQVIISFFRINILKIIILVGTFALALAFAGNDLVNFIGVPIAAWQSFEIWQAAHQATGVMPNEFLMGDLSGQVSTPVGLLLLAGIIMVITLWFSKKAMKVTDTEINLSRQRDGAERFEPNFISRGLVRYFLVVGNVIESVIPKSFSERLGEKFQKSEPAAPAGRLDAPSFDLVRASVNLVVASILISIATNLKLPLSTTYVTFMVAMGTSLADRAWDRDSAVYRVAGVVNVIGGWFVTALVAFAGAALFAAIIYFGGIIAIAILVLVAVILIVRSAIVHSRQLKEEKKLKRYNRSDLVTINEITVETSENISSVIGGINKMYTKTVDNLGYHDLNKLKKNSKAIDKLEEEIDELKGNIFYFIKSLDDDSVEASKFYILILDYLQDMVQSIGFITRNSYNHVHNNHKNLKFNQVRDLKGIDEKMQKLFDDIQHIFDTHSFSNIDQVIAEKQQLLDHVSELIQKQINRIRTSETSPKNTKLYFGLLLETKDLITSTMSLLQLFQEFNQEAKQTITY, from the coding sequence ATGGAAGATGTGTATGTTGTAATGCTCGTGGCCCTTTTTGCCCTGGCCATTACAGATCTTGTAGTAGGCGTAAGCAATGATGCCGTAAACTTCCTTAATTCTGCAATTGGGTCCAAAGCCGTACCCCTGCGTACAATTTTAATTGTGGCGAGCCTTGGAGTGGCGGTTGGTGCTGTATTCTCTAGTGGCCTTATGGAGGTTGCCAGGGAGGGTATTTTCATCCCGGGTAAATTCTATTTTGAAGAGATCATGATCATCTTTATGGCTGTGATGATCGCAGATATTTTACTACTGGATTTCTTTAATTCCATTGGTTTACCAACTTCCACTACAGTTTCCATTGTTTTTGAATTACTTGGTGCTGCTGTATGTGTTTCCCTTCTTAAGATCCATTATTCCAGTGGTGACTACGCGAGCATATATGATTATATCAATACTGCAAAGGCTACCCAGATCATTTCGGGGATCCTTCTCTCTGTTGTCATAGCATTTACAATTGGAGCAATTGTGCAGTACTTTTCAAGACTTATTTTCTCATTTCAATATGAGAAAAAGATCAAATATGTAGGCGCTGCTTTTGGCGGACTTTCCTTCACCGCGATTCTTTATTTCATATTGATGAAGGGGCTTAAAAGTATTGCGATCGTTCCTGCCGGTTTACTGGAATATGTGAGCAATAACGCCTTGTTTATCGTCCTCATTTCATTTTTGATATTCACTATACTTTCCCAGGTAATAATTTCTTTTTTCAGGATTAATATCCTGAAGATCATTATCCTCGTTGGAACCTTTGCCCTGGCCCTGGCTTTTGCCGGGAATGACCTGGTAAATTTTATTGGAGTACCTATTGCTGCGTGGCAATCTTTTGAGATTTGGCAGGCAGCTCACCAGGCAACCGGGGTCATGCCCAATGAATTCTTAATGGGAGACCTTTCAGGACAGGTTTCCACACCTGTTGGATTGCTTTTACTTGCCGGCATAATAATGGTAATTACTCTATGGTTCTCCAAGAAGGCAATGAAGGTAACCGATACAGAAATAAACCTAAGCCGCCAGCGGGATGGTGCTGAAAGGTTTGAACCTAATTTTATCTCCCGGGGCCTGGTTCGCTACTTTTTAGTGGTTGGTAATGTCATAGAAAGTGTCATCCCTAAAAGTTTTTCTGAAAGGCTTGGGGAAAAATTCCAAAAGAGTGAACCAGCGGCCCCGGCAGGAAGGCTTGATGCACCCTCATTTGACCTGGTGCGAGCTTCTGTAAACCTCGTGGTTGCCAGCATACTTATCTCTATTGCTACAAACTTGAAACTTCCTTTGTCCACTACCTATGTCACATTTATGGTGGCAATGGGAACTTCTCTGGCAGACAGGGCCTGGGACAGGGATAGTGCGGTGTACCGGGTGGCAGGAGTTGTGAATGTTATTGGAGGATGGTTTGTTACCGCCCTTGTGGCTTTCGCAGGTGCAGCCCTCTTTGCTGCGATTATTTATTTTGGAGGCATCATTGCTATTGCTATCCTTGTATTGGTAGCGGTTATTCTTATAGTTAGAAGTGCCATTGTGCACTCCAGGCAACTAAAAGAGGAAAAGAAACTTAAAAGATACAATCGCAGCGACCTGGTTACTATCAATGAGATAACGGTGGAAACTTCAGAAAATATATCCAGTGTCATTGGGGGTATCAATAAAATGTATACTAAAACCGTAGACAATCTTGGCTATCATGACCTCAATAAGCTTAAAAAGAATAGTAAGGCCATAGATAAACTGGAGGAGGAGATCGATGAACTCAAGGGGAATATCTTTTATTTTATTAAATCCCTTGATGATGACTCTGTAGAAGCAAGTAAGTTCTATATCCTTATCCTTGATTACCTGCAGGATATGGTGCAGTCAATAGGCTTTATTACCAGGAACAGCTACAATCATGTGCACAATAATCACAAGAACCTTAAATTCAATCAAGTGCGGGATCTAAAGGGGATCGATGAGAAGATGCAAAAGCTTTTTGATGACATTCAGCATATTTTCGATACCCATAGCTTTAGCAATATAGACCAGGTGATTGCTGAAAAACAACAGCTGCTGGATCATGTTTCTGAATTGATCCAGAAACAAATAAACAGGATAAGAACTTCAGAAACAAGCCCCAAGAATACCAAGTTATACTTTGGACTCCTGCTGGAAACCAAAGACCTCATTACTTCCACAATGAGCCTGCTGCAATTGTTCCAGGAATTCAACCAGGAAGCTAAGCAAACGATAACTTATTAA
- a CDS encoding PorP/SprF family type IX secretion system membrane protein codes for MKNWYFISLMLVLLLAPVKIKAQEVIPTYSDYLTDNLYLLHPSMAGASNFNKIRLTARQQWFDVKNAPSLQTLSIHGRMGERVGVGGIAFNDQNGNYSRRGVYATFAYHLLFSRSELDLNQLSFGISGGIIQHSLDQSNFTVFDPALGSGNLSDFYGNMDVGVSYYYFDFFAHLTAKNILGVKRELFYSDAVPNNQRKYLVSAGYVFNPRGKRWSYEPSLLFQWREQTAERAIDVNFKAYRDLENGLLFGGLSYRRSFEGAEYTTSGQEVRSQQLQYFTPFLGMEYKRFLFAYTYSHQVNSVVLSTQGFHQITLGYNFGENRARYDCVCPAVNQNSR; via the coding sequence ATGAAAAACTGGTATTTTATTTCCCTTATGTTGGTATTGCTACTGGCACCGGTCAAGATAAAAGCCCAGGAGGTAATTCCTACCTATTCAGATTACCTAACAGACAATCTTTACCTCCTGCACCCTTCTATGGCAGGAGCTTCCAATTTCAATAAAATAAGGCTCACTGCAAGGCAACAATGGTTTGACGTGAAAAATGCCCCTTCTTTACAAACTTTAAGCATTCATGGCCGCATGGGAGAACGTGTAGGAGTGGGAGGGATCGCCTTTAATGACCAGAATGGGAATTATTCCCGGCGGGGGGTATACGCCACCTTTGCCTATCATTTACTGTTTTCAAGAAGCGAGCTGGATTTAAACCAATTATCCTTCGGGATTAGTGGTGGTATCATCCAGCATAGCCTGGATCAAAGTAATTTTACCGTTTTTGATCCTGCCCTGGGTAGCGGGAATTTATCTGATTTTTATGGCAATATGGATGTAGGAGTCTCTTATTACTATTTTGATTTCTTCGCTCACCTAACTGCTAAGAATATTCTGGGGGTGAAAAGGGAGCTTTTTTATTCAGATGCCGTTCCTAATAATCAGCGAAAATATCTCGTTTCTGCCGGTTATGTTTTTAATCCCCGTGGCAAGCGTTGGAGCTATGAGCCATCCCTGCTCTTTCAATGGAGGGAGCAAACTGCAGAAAGGGCTATAGATGTAAATTTCAAAGCCTACAGAGACCTTGAAAATGGGCTTTTATTTGGTGGATTGTCCTACAGGCGTAGTTTTGAGGGGGCAGAGTATACCACATCGGGGCAGGAGGTAAGGAGCCAGCAGTTACAATATTTCACTCCATTTCTTGGAATGGAATATAAAAGGTTTCTTTTCGCATATACCTATTCCCACCAAGTAAATTCAGTAGTGCTAAGCACGCAGGGATTCCACCAGATCACCCTTGGATATAATTTTGGAGAGAACAGGGCCAGATATGACTGTGTGTGCCCTGCAGTAAATCAAAATTCAAGATAG
- the tsaB gene encoding tRNA (adenosine(37)-N6)-threonylcarbamoyltransferase complex dimerization subunit type 1 TsaB, producing MHTILCLETASTNCSVAIGREGEILGLKEDYSKNFSHAERLHIFIEEILKENNLTFKDLDAIAISEGPGSYTGLRIGVSAAKGLCYSLELPLIAVPTLTSLASQVKVDDETNNEFVIPMMDARRMEVYTAVYDAGGNQIEPVSAKILDENSYTSYLEKGKVHFIGSGVEKFEKICSHPNANFIREKLPSAKEMVKIAAMRYKNSDLEDVAYFVPYYLKDFIAG from the coding sequence TAGCCATTGGCCGCGAGGGAGAGATCCTTGGCTTAAAGGAAGATTACAGTAAGAATTTTTCTCACGCAGAAAGATTGCACATATTTATTGAGGAAATTCTAAAGGAGAATAACCTTACTTTTAAGGACCTAGATGCCATTGCAATAAGTGAAGGGCCGGGTTCCTATACCGGTCTACGCATTGGGGTCTCGGCGGCAAAAGGCCTTTGCTATTCCCTGGAATTGCCTTTAATTGCCGTCCCTACGCTTACATCCCTGGCATCACAGGTGAAGGTGGATGATGAAACTAATAATGAATTTGTCATTCCTATGATGGATGCCCGCAGAATGGAGGTCTATACTGCCGTTTATGATGCCGGCGGTAATCAAATTGAGCCTGTATCTGCTAAGATCCTGGATGAGAATTCTTACACTTCTTATCTTGAGAAGGGAAAAGTCCATTTTATTGGTAGCGGGGTGGAAAAATTTGAAAAAATATGCAGTCACCCCAATGCAAATTTCATTAGGGAGAAACTGCCATCAGCAAAAGAAATGGTAAAGATTGCCGCAATGAGGTACAAAAATAGCGACCTGGAAGATGTCGCTTATTTTGTCCCTTATTACCTTAAGGATTTTATCGCAGGTTAA
- a CDS encoding OmpH family outer membrane protein, whose protein sequence is MRRHILILILIMAGSGQQLLAQKPNRIAYIDMEYILANVPEYTQASAQLEERVQQWKQELEKDQRKVEEMKIALEQERPLLTKELIEEREANIRYEENRIAEYQQKRFGSNGDFILQKKRLIQPVQDQVFNAIQELGEQRNYDIIFDRTSNVGIVFIAERHNISDQILRTITRASGREQLSSRKEIAAMEKEEGRTVEEDAEIAEKKQAVTNAKNERETLIEQRKQERDSIRAVRQREFEERRAKVLEERQARKDSIDNARKQRQENNNN, encoded by the coding sequence ATGAGACGCCACATTCTTATTCTTATATTGATTATGGCAGGTTCGGGACAACAGCTTTTGGCTCAAAAACCCAACAGGATCGCATATATAGATATGGAATATATTTTGGCCAATGTTCCTGAATACACCCAGGCTTCAGCCCAGCTTGAAGAAAGGGTGCAGCAATGGAAGCAGGAACTGGAGAAGGATCAACGCAAGGTGGAGGAAATGAAGATCGCCCTGGAACAGGAGAGGCCTTTACTCACCAAAGAATTGATCGAAGAAAGGGAAGCCAATATACGTTATGAAGAAAACAGGATTGCAGAGTACCAGCAAAAAAGGTTTGGTAGTAACGGGGACTTTATCCTTCAGAAAAAAAGATTGATACAGCCGGTACAGGATCAGGTGTTCAACGCGATCCAGGAATTAGGCGAGCAAAGGAACTATGATATTATATTTGACAGGACTTCAAATGTTGGCATAGTTTTTATAGCTGAAAGACATAATATAAGTGACCAGATATTAAGAACCATTACCCGCGCCTCCGGGAGGGAGCAGTTGAGCTCCAGGAAAGAGATCGCAGCGATGGAAAAAGAAGAAGGTCGAACCGTTGAGGAAGATGCAGAGATTGCAGAAAAAAAGCAGGCAGTCACCAATGCTAAGAATGAAAGGGAAACCCTTATCGAACAACGTAAACAGGAAAGGGATTCTATAAGAGCGGTAAGACAGCGTGAATTTGAAGAAAGACGCGCAAAGGTTCTGGAAGAACGCCAGGCAAGAAAGGATTCAATAGATAATGCCAGGAAACAAAGGCAGGAAAACAATAATAATTAA
- a CDS encoding OmpH family outer membrane protein, with protein MKQMRTFLIAVAFTIGATAFTQAQSKIAHVASQELVESMPAFKDAMAQLEKLQKTYDTEIRDMMTEAQKTMQRYESEAPTKTEEENQKRAAELQSTQQRIREHGQNAQQDLQKKELDLLKPIYEKARVAIQKVARAQGFDYVLDSTNGSGVIMADGTDLMPAVKKELGI; from the coding sequence ATGAAACAAATGAGGACTTTTCTTATAGCAGTAGCTTTTACAATTGGAGCAACAGCTTTCACACAGGCACAATCCAAAATTGCTCACGTAGCTTCACAGGAACTGGTAGAATCTATGCCGGCCTTTAAGGATGCAATGGCGCAATTGGAGAAGTTGCAAAAGACTTATGATACAGAGATTAGGGATATGATGACTGAAGCTCAAAAAACTATGCAGCGTTACGAATCTGAAGCCCCAACAAAGACTGAAGAGGAAAACCAGAAAAGAGCTGCAGAGCTACAGAGCACACAGCAAAGAATTCGTGAGCACGGGCAAAATGCACAACAAGACCTTCAAAAGAAAGAGCTTGACCTTTTAAAGCCTATTTACGAAAAAGCAAGAGTAGCTATCCAGAAGGTAGCAAGAGCTCAGGGATTTGATTATGTACTTGATTCTACAAATGGATCTGGAGTTATTATGGCAGATGGTACAGACCTTATGCCTGCAGTAAAGAAGGAATTGGGAATTTAA
- a CDS encoding NifU family protein, with protein MSTYTINIQPTNNAAIVKFETNQFLTRHESFEFGNIEEASKSPLAQQLFHLPFVKTVFIAQNFIAIEKYNIVEWADVQEEVADQLREYMNNGGEILKQENQTTTKKVPVTVYAESTPNPVVMKFVANKKLVISGVEFKNIDAARNAPLAKQLFHFPFVKEVFMDENYISIHKYDIAEWDEITLELREFIRNYLQEGNEVLLKEHPKKTEQKQEAAPAPVRELDDISKEVVNILDEYIKPAVASDGGNIVFDSYNPDTKTVKVILQGACSGCPSSTATLKNGIETMMRDMLHGQVEYVEAVNG; from the coding sequence ATGAGTACATACACGATCAATATACAACCCACCAATAATGCTGCTATCGTAAAATTTGAAACAAATCAATTCCTTACGAGGCATGAAAGTTTTGAATTTGGCAATATTGAGGAGGCCTCTAAATCGCCACTTGCCCAGCAGTTATTCCATCTTCCTTTTGTGAAAACGGTTTTTATAGCTCAAAATTTCATAGCTATTGAGAAATATAATATAGTGGAATGGGCAGATGTACAGGAAGAGGTAGCAGACCAGCTAAGAGAGTACATGAACAACGGCGGCGAGATCCTGAAGCAGGAAAATCAAACTACGACCAAGAAAGTTCCGGTAACTGTATATGCAGAAAGCACTCCTAACCCTGTAGTGATGAAGTTTGTCGCGAACAAAAAACTTGTTATATCCGGGGTGGAATTCAAGAATATTGATGCGGCCAGGAATGCCCCTCTTGCAAAGCAACTATTCCACTTCCCTTTCGTAAAGGAAGTTTTTATGGATGAGAACTATATCTCCATACACAAATATGATATTGCAGAGTGGGATGAAATTACTCTTGAGCTTCGGGAATTCATAAGAAACTACCTGCAGGAAGGAAATGAAGTACTCTTAAAGGAGCATCCAAAAAAGACGGAGCAAAAACAGGAAGCAGCTCCCGCCCCTGTTAGAGAGCTGGATGATATCTCGAAAGAAGTGGTTAATATTCTTGATGAATATATTAAACCTGCTGTTGCCAGTGATGGAGGTAATATTGTTTTTGATTCTTATAACCCCGACACCAAAACAGTAAAAGTGATCCTACAGGGAGCCTGCAGTGGCTGCCCTTCCTCCACTGCCACTCTTAAGAATGGGATAGAGACTATGATGAGAGATATGTTACACGGGCAGGTGGAGTATGTGGAGGCTGTAAACGGGTAA
- a CDS encoding mechanosensitive ion channel family protein — protein sequence MDYIDDYAVYLGEFVDKLIDYLPSFIAAIFLLLFGLWFIKIFTSQVRKIIHKRGYDKTIENFAISLISVGLRILLVILVITQLGFETTSLVAVIGAAGLAIGLALQGSLSNFAGGVLILILKPFKVGDWIEAKGVSGSVKETSLFYTKLNTFGNQLAIIPNGQLTNDNIINYTVEGKRRAAITIGVSYDSDVKLAKEILLNLLKEQENILPEPEPMVVVTELADSSVNFSVRFWAVNDHFWTCSWYTIEEAKVRLEAAGITIPFPQRDVHFYDHSKEMNSQEAGKKA from the coding sequence ATGGATTACATTGATGATTATGCGGTTTATCTGGGTGAGTTTGTAGATAAATTGATAGATTACCTTCCCAGTTTTATAGCTGCAATCTTTCTTCTCCTTTTTGGTCTTTGGTTTATTAAGATCTTCACCTCCCAGGTAAGAAAAATAATCCACAAGAGAGGTTACGATAAAACCATCGAAAATTTTGCGATAAGCCTTATAAGCGTAGGCCTGCGAATTCTACTGGTCATCCTGGTGATCACTCAACTTGGATTTGAAACCACTTCACTGGTAGCGGTTATTGGAGCTGCCGGTCTTGCTATTGGCCTGGCCCTGCAAGGCTCCCTTTCAAATTTTGCCGGTGGGGTACTCATACTCATTCTTAAACCCTTTAAGGTTGGAGACTGGATCGAAGCCAAAGGAGTATCTGGGTCTGTAAAGGAAACCTCTTTATTCTATACCAAATTGAATACTTTTGGAAACCAACTGGCTATAATTCCAAATGGCCAGTTAACAAATGATAATATTATAAACTATACGGTAGAAGGAAAAAGAAGGGCTGCAATCACCATTGGCGTTTCTTACGATAGCGATGTTAAACTTGCGAAGGAGATCCTTTTAAACTTGCTTAAAGAGCAGGAGAACATTCTTCCTGAACCTGAACCAATGGTAGTGGTAACCGAACTGGCAGACAGCTCTGTTAACTTTTCTGTTAGATTTTGGGCTGTGAATGACCATTTCTGGACCTGTAGCTGGTATACAATCGAAGAGGCTAAAGTGAGACTTGAAGCCGCAGGTATTACAATTCCATTCCCGCAAAGAGATGTGCATTTTTACGATCACTCAAAGGAAATGAATTCCCAGGAGGCAGGAAAAAAGGCTTAA